One genomic segment of Desulfocapsa sulfexigens DSM 10523 includes these proteins:
- a CDS encoding hybrid sensor histidine kinase/response regulator encodes MQIEDDEILQGFIEESLEHLADIENDLLAIEENGVDIDEDLVNKVFRAAHSIKGGAGFMGLTVIQDLSHVMENVLGLIRSRKLTPTPEIINVLLQASDKLNTMIEDVSNSNEYDIEEHLTPLNAIYNGDFTQETPEEPSTPAQETPPEPEPPVQAAQPEPQSEPEPEPDPEPEPEPVPEVSVAAPSPEPAPTPKATVTAPQPPETKAAPPKKAASKVKVDTSIRVHVSLLDSLMTLAGELVLSRNQLLQTISSGDSQSAESVGQRIDLITSELQEAIMLTRMQPIGNVFGKFPRVVRDLSSKLKKQIDLTIVGKDVELDKTIIESINDPLTHLIRNSVDHGIELPEDRTKVGKKATGLVVLKAYHAAGQVVIEISDDGKGLDGEVLAETAIHKGLITPEQAQLMSDKEKVNLILLPGFSTAKEVTDVSGRGVGMDVVKTNLDQLGGQVDIVSEVGQGTTIFIKLPLTLAIIPCQIIVTGGERYAIPQVNLEELLRIPATQVKDRIERVGNAEVVRLRGNLLPLIRLSDVLGINRTYFDLQEEEFKLDRRERISDRRGRETPLDSAEKNVRPAKEDSSEAGERSVSDRRYTASSALNIVVVSNGTMKYGLIVDKLQDSEEIVIKPLGKHLQGCKGYAGATIMGDGRIALILDVANLAIMAELTSIDGSDRANEVAQAAADLVRAQKDKQALLTFRSSEREQFAVPLNQVERIEKIKRSDIEELGGKRVMQYRGGSLSLIAVDDVAMVQPIADCDDLLVIVFNIANQLVGLLAIGPIDAIEISVSVDDVTLKQPGVMGSTIIDRQTTMLIDIFEIVGALFPEWFENQEVFEAPEEGTVPTILIAEDSNFFRNQVKNYMTESGYDVLEGEDGAIAWELLQEHGDEVTIVVTDIEMPNMNGFELTETIRKDSRFSKIPIIALTTLAGEEDVAKGKAVGVDEYHIKLDKEKLMASVHHYVKQHH; translated from the coding sequence ATGCAAATAGAAGATGATGAAATACTCCAGGGTTTTATAGAAGAATCACTTGAACATCTCGCCGATATTGAAAATGATCTCCTGGCAATTGAAGAAAATGGAGTAGATATTGACGAGGATCTCGTTAACAAGGTTTTCCGGGCAGCGCATTCCATAAAAGGTGGAGCTGGCTTTATGGGACTGACTGTCATCCAGGATTTATCCCATGTTATGGAAAATGTCCTTGGACTTATTCGTAGTAGAAAACTCACCCCAACCCCAGAGATCATTAATGTTCTTCTCCAGGCATCTGACAAACTCAACACTATGATAGAGGATGTCAGTAATTCCAACGAGTACGACATTGAAGAGCATCTCACTCCACTCAATGCCATTTATAATGGTGATTTCACGCAGGAAACTCCAGAAGAGCCCTCTACACCTGCTCAGGAAACACCCCCTGAACCCGAGCCTCCAGTTCAGGCAGCTCAACCAGAACCACAATCTGAACCTGAGCCCGAGCCAGATCCTGAACCTGAGCCTGAGCCTGTTCCTGAAGTCAGTGTCGCAGCACCAAGCCCGGAACCAGCCCCAACCCCAAAAGCTACTGTAACTGCTCCACAGCCTCCTGAAACAAAGGCGGCACCACCCAAAAAAGCAGCTTCCAAGGTGAAAGTTGACACAAGCATCAGAGTTCATGTAAGTCTCCTCGATTCCTTAATGACTCTTGCAGGAGAGCTGGTACTCAGCAGAAATCAGCTTCTTCAGACCATCTCTTCCGGAGACTCACAAAGTGCTGAAAGCGTTGGCCAACGAATCGATCTCATCACCTCCGAATTGCAGGAGGCTATCATGCTCACGCGAATGCAACCCATCGGGAATGTTTTTGGTAAGTTCCCACGCGTTGTTCGGGACCTTTCAAGTAAACTCAAGAAACAGATTGATCTCACCATTGTTGGTAAAGATGTAGAACTTGATAAAACAATCATTGAATCTATAAATGACCCACTTACTCATCTTATTCGTAACTCTGTTGATCATGGTATCGAACTCCCTGAAGACCGTACCAAAGTAGGCAAAAAGGCAACGGGACTCGTAGTCCTGAAAGCGTATCATGCCGCCGGACAGGTTGTTATTGAAATCAGTGATGATGGTAAGGGTCTAGATGGTGAAGTTCTTGCTGAAACTGCAATACACAAAGGATTGATCACCCCCGAACAGGCCCAACTGATGTCGGACAAGGAAAAGGTCAACCTTATCCTTCTGCCTGGTTTCTCCACTGCCAAGGAAGTCACCGATGTTTCCGGTCGTGGCGTTGGAATGGATGTGGTTAAAACCAATCTGGACCAGTTAGGTGGCCAAGTTGACATCGTTTCTGAAGTGGGTCAGGGAACAACAATTTTCATTAAACTTCCACTGACACTCGCCATTATACCATGCCAGATCATTGTGACCGGTGGAGAACGGTATGCCATTCCACAAGTAAACCTTGAGGAACTTCTTCGAATCCCTGCAACACAGGTGAAGGATCGCATTGAACGTGTGGGCAACGCAGAGGTTGTTCGACTTCGTGGCAACCTTCTGCCTCTTATCAGATTGTCAGATGTTCTCGGCATAAACAGAACATATTTCGATCTGCAGGAAGAAGAGTTCAAACTGGATCGCAGAGAAAGAATCTCTGACCGTAGGGGGAGGGAGACCCCGCTTGACTCTGCTGAGAAAAATGTTCGCCCGGCAAAAGAAGACAGCTCTGAAGCTGGAGAACGATCCGTCTCCGATAGACGCTATACCGCTTCCAGTGCCCTTAATATCGTTGTTGTATCAAACGGTACTATGAAATATGGACTTATAGTAGACAAACTCCAGGATTCAGAAGAAATAGTCATCAAACCACTTGGAAAGCACCTCCAGGGATGCAAGGGGTATGCTGGTGCAACCATTATGGGTGATGGGCGTATCGCGCTTATCCTCGATGTTGCAAACCTTGCGATTATGGCTGAACTCACGTCAATAGATGGTTCCGACAGGGCAAATGAAGTTGCTCAGGCCGCTGCGGATCTTGTCAGAGCACAGAAAGACAAGCAGGCCCTCCTGACTTTTAGAAGTTCTGAGCGAGAGCAATTCGCAGTACCACTCAATCAGGTTGAACGAATCGAGAAAATCAAACGTTCAGACATTGAAGAACTCGGTGGTAAACGTGTCATGCAGTATCGTGGAGGAAGCCTTTCACTAATTGCCGTTGATGATGTTGCCATGGTTCAACCCATTGCCGACTGTGACGATCTTCTTGTAATAGTCTTTAATATTGCAAATCAACTCGTCGGACTCCTTGCAATAGGGCCAATAGATGCCATTGAAATATCCGTATCCGTTGACGATGTCACCCTCAAGCAACCAGGAGTTATGGGATCCACCATTATCGATCGCCAGACAACTATGCTCATCGATATCTTTGAAATTGTTGGCGCCCTGTTCCCCGAATGGTTTGAAAATCAGGAAGTTTTTGAAGCTCCTGAAGAGGGAACCGTTCCAACCATCCTTATCGCTGAAGATTCAAATTTTTTCAGAAACCAGGTCAAGAACTATATGACCGAATCTGGATATGATGTTCTTGAAGGTGAGGATGGGGCCATTGCCTGGGAATTACTGCAGGAACATGGCGACGAGGTAACCATCGTCGTCACGGACATTGAAATGCCAAATATGAATGGCTTTGAACTCACTGAGACGATACGCAAAGACTCCCGCTTTTCAAAAATACCCATTATAGCTCTCACCACACTTGCTGGGGAAGAAGATGTAGCAAAGGGAAAAGCCGTTGGGGTTGACGAATATCATATTAAACTTGATAAAGAGAAACTGATGGCGTCTGTTCATCACTATGTAAAACAACATCATTAA
- a CDS encoding CheR family methyltransferase has translation MLKITPAELKIISQYIHEISGIYLDQSKSYLFETRLSSIAEELGCTSYQELHTKAKRDPAKVIERQIIDAISTNETLFFRDTGPFELLKHKILPEVIDLRAPSSPRLKTNIKIWSAASSTGQELYSVAMTIKDLLGNQMNNFNLKLLGTDISDSAVKQASYGKYNKFEIERGLPRQTLQKHFTLFGDSWKIKDELRAMVNFRKLNLMLPFAGLGKFDIILCRNVAIYFTLADRKKLFNKLADSLADDGYLIIGSTESLTGICPRFVPKRHLRAIFYQKKN, from the coding sequence ATGCTGAAGATTACGCCTGCAGAGCTTAAGATAATATCTCAATATATCCATGAAATATCGGGTATATATCTTGATCAGAGCAAGTCGTATCTCTTTGAGACAAGGCTTTCCTCCATTGCGGAGGAACTTGGCTGTACATCTTACCAGGAGCTCCACACCAAAGCAAAAAGAGATCCTGCCAAGGTTATTGAGCGTCAGATTATTGATGCCATATCCACTAATGAAACCCTGTTTTTCAGAGATACTGGCCCATTTGAACTTCTCAAACATAAAATATTACCAGAGGTCATTGATCTCCGAGCTCCCAGTTCTCCAAGATTAAAAACTAATATTAAAATATGGAGTGCCGCCTCATCCACTGGTCAGGAACTTTATTCAGTGGCTATGACTATCAAAGATCTTCTCGGCAACCAGATGAACAATTTCAACCTCAAACTTCTTGGCACAGACATTTCAGATAGTGCTGTCAAACAGGCAAGCTATGGCAAGTACAACAAATTTGAAATTGAACGTGGTCTTCCACGCCAAACACTTCAAAAACATTTCACCTTATTTGGGGATAGCTGGAAGATCAAAGATGAACTGCGTGCTATGGTTAATTTCCGGAAATTAAATCTTATGCTCCCCTTTGCAGGTCTTGGTAAATTCGACATTATCCTTTGCCGGAATGTTGCCATCTATTTTACTCTTGCCGATCGAAAAAAACTCTTCAACAAATTGGCTGACAGTCTTGCTGATGATGGCTATCTGATAATAGGTTCAACCGAATCGCTCACTGGTATCTGTCCTCGCTTTGTACCCAAAAGACATTTGCGGGCTATTTTTTACCAGAAAAAAAATTGA
- the hisG gene encoding ATP phosphoribosyltransferase → MKQLKLGLPKGSLEKATIELFEKAGWLIKPKSRNYFPEIDDPELACSICRPQEMSRYVESGMLDAGITGKDWTLENGSDAVFVSELVYSKVSRKPTRWIIAVKGDSDITCIEDLQGKKISTELVNVSKRFFAERNIDVEIEFSWGATEAKVVSGLVDAIVEVTETESTIRAHGLRIIHELMESNTQFIANKDAWDDPWKREKIKNIALMLQGSLNAERIVGLKMNVPENKLNDIMELLPSLNAPTVATLYNTDWFSVETVVATDVVRDLIPALTNGGAEGIIEYHLSKVI, encoded by the coding sequence ATGAAACAGTTAAAACTCGGATTGCCAAAAGGAAGCCTGGAAAAGGCCACCATTGAATTATTTGAAAAAGCAGGGTGGCTGATTAAACCAAAATCACGAAATTATTTTCCCGAGATTGATGATCCGGAACTGGCATGTTCAATTTGTCGTCCTCAGGAAATGTCACGTTATGTTGAATCAGGAATGCTTGATGCGGGAATTACCGGAAAAGATTGGACTCTTGAAAATGGTTCGGATGCAGTGTTTGTCAGTGAACTCGTCTATTCAAAGGTGAGCAGGAAACCTACACGATGGATTATTGCAGTGAAAGGGGATTCAGATATTACCTGTATCGAAGATCTTCAGGGGAAGAAGATTTCAACTGAACTTGTAAATGTCAGTAAGCGTTTTTTTGCCGAAAGAAACATTGACGTTGAGATTGAATTTTCATGGGGAGCAACCGAGGCAAAGGTCGTCTCCGGCCTTGTTGATGCTATAGTTGAAGTTACGGAAACTGAATCAACCATACGGGCGCATGGTTTGCGTATTATTCACGAATTGATGGAATCTAACACCCAGTTTATAGCCAACAAAGATGCCTGGGACGATCCCTGGAAACGGGAAAAGATCAAAAATATCGCTCTTATGCTGCAAGGTTCTTTGAATGCCGAACGGATTGTAGGGTTGAAGATGAATGTACCTGAAAACAAATTAAATGATATCATGGAGTTGTTGCCAAGCCTCAATGCTCCAACCGTTGCAACCCTCTATAATACAGATTGGTTTTCGGTGGAGACTGTAGTTGCAACTGATGTGGTTCGCGATCTCATCCCGGCACTCACCAATGGTGGTGCAGAAGGGATAATTGAGTACCATTTAAGTAAGGTAATATGA
- a CDS encoding FKBP-type peptidyl-prolyl cis-trans isomerase has product MKQVQKNDSVTVTLVGTLDNGTVFESVEKSAPLVLTLGVEGVPKPIQRTLVGMQVGEMRRVRLDAEEGEFGIRRSDLLQEIPKNQFSKTIEPKVGLVLSMNVDSGGVTHQVPATIVELKENSIMIDYNHPLAGHPLNYEITVIEINGES; this is encoded by the coding sequence ATGAAACAAGTACAAAAAAATGATTCCGTCACCGTCACACTTGTTGGTACCTTAGACAATGGAACCGTCTTTGAGAGCGTAGAAAAAAGTGCCCCACTTGTTTTAACACTTGGTGTTGAAGGTGTTCCCAAGCCAATACAGAGAACTCTTGTCGGAATGCAGGTAGGCGAAATGCGAAGAGTTCGACTTGATGCTGAGGAAGGCGAGTTTGGCATACGCCGTAGCGATCTTTTACAGGAAATTCCTAAAAATCAATTTTCCAAAACAATCGAACCAAAGGTGGGACTCGTGCTTTCCATGAATGTTGATAGTGGTGGTGTGACTCATCAGGTTCCTGCAACCATTGTTGAATTGAAAGAAAACAGCATAATGATTGACTACAACCACCCCCTTGCAGGACATCCTCTGAATTATGAAATTACCGTTATTGAGATAAACGGTGAGTCGTAA
- the lepA gene encoding translation elongation factor 4 has translation MNNIRNFSIIAHIDHGKSTLADRMIQLCQQVSVRDFKDQLLDNMDIERERGITIKSQTICLPYIAKDGKEYILNLVDTPGHVDFSYEVSRALSSCEGALLLVDAAQGVEAQTLANLYLAMENDLEIIPVINKIDLPSAEPERVAAQIEEDLGLEKELIQYCSAKTGIGVEGIFEAIVEHIPAPSGDPEAPLQALIFDANYDPFRGTIISIKIVNGTVKAGDIIRFMSNNSEYRVEEVGLFRFKREAVKNLSAGSVGYILAGVKRVSDTRPGDTITLIKNPCPEPLKGFKEVQQVVFSSIYPIATDEYEDLATALEKLQLNDAALTFQKDTSVALGFGFRCGFLGLLHLEVIQERLEREFDISLILTVPSVKYNFYLKNGTLLEVDNPAYFPDPMSIDRVEEPYIKATILIPEKYMGSLMTLCMERRGENTNYHYPMPGRIEFTCELPLAEVIYDFYDKLKSITQGYGSFDYELIDYRKSNLVKLDILVNGEVVDALSQLAHRDNARARGLRACERLKEEIPRQMFKIAIQAAIGGTIVARTNISALRKDVTAKCYGGDISRKRKLLEKQKAGKKRMKTVGNVEIPQKAFLAVLKSDQ, from the coding sequence ATGAATAATATACGAAACTTTTCTATCATTGCCCATATCGATCATGGCAAGTCCACCCTTGCTGACCGAATGATCCAACTCTGCCAACAAGTCAGTGTTCGCGACTTTAAGGACCAGTTACTGGATAATATGGACATTGAACGAGAACGCGGCATTACCATTAAAAGTCAGACTATCTGCCTCCCATACATAGCAAAGGACGGGAAAGAGTATATACTCAATCTCGTTGACACACCAGGTCACGTCGACTTCAGTTACGAAGTGTCACGTGCACTCAGTTCCTGTGAAGGAGCTTTACTTCTTGTTGATGCTGCCCAGGGAGTGGAGGCCCAGACTCTTGCCAATCTCTATCTTGCCATGGAAAATGATCTTGAGATCATTCCTGTTATCAACAAAATTGATTTACCCTCAGCAGAACCTGAAAGAGTTGCTGCCCAGATCGAAGAAGACCTGGGCCTCGAAAAGGAACTCATCCAATACTGTTCCGCAAAAACAGGTATTGGCGTGGAAGGAATCTTCGAGGCTATTGTGGAACATATTCCAGCCCCCTCAGGAGATCCAGAGGCCCCGCTTCAAGCTTTAATTTTTGATGCCAACTATGACCCCTTCCGGGGTACCATTATTTCTATAAAAATTGTTAATGGAACGGTTAAAGCTGGTGACATTATACGATTCATGTCCAACAATTCCGAGTATCGGGTTGAAGAAGTTGGACTGTTCAGGTTCAAGAGAGAAGCCGTAAAAAACTTAAGTGCCGGCTCGGTTGGTTATATACTGGCTGGGGTCAAAAGAGTCAGCGACACACGCCCTGGTGACACGATCACATTAATAAAAAATCCCTGCCCGGAACCACTCAAAGGATTCAAGGAAGTACAACAGGTTGTATTTTCATCTATCTATCCGATAGCAACGGATGAATATGAGGATCTTGCAACGGCCCTGGAAAAATTACAGCTTAATGATGCCGCCCTTACTTTCCAAAAAGACACCTCCGTCGCTCTGGGCTTTGGATTTCGCTGTGGTTTCCTTGGGCTACTCCACCTTGAAGTTATTCAGGAACGGCTCGAACGTGAATTTGATATTTCACTGATACTGACGGTACCATCGGTCAAATATAATTTTTATTTAAAAAATGGAACACTGCTCGAAGTCGACAACCCCGCTTATTTCCCAGACCCGATGTCCATAGACAGGGTTGAAGAGCCATACATAAAGGCTACTATTCTTATCCCTGAAAAATACATGGGATCCTTGATGACTTTATGCATGGAACGCCGCGGGGAAAACACCAACTACCATTACCCAATGCCTGGAAGAATAGAATTCACCTGCGAACTCCCTCTGGCCGAAGTAATATATGATTTCTATGACAAGCTCAAATCTATCACTCAGGGTTACGGTTCGTTTGATTACGAACTCATCGACTACCGGAAAAGTAATCTGGTCAAATTGGATATCTTAGTGAATGGAGAGGTTGTCGATGCGCTCTCCCAACTTGCTCATCGTGACAATGCACGGGCGCGTGGGCTTCGAGCATGTGAACGCCTCAAAGAGGAAATTCCACGACAGATGTTCAAAATTGCAATCCAGGCAGCAATTGGTGGTACCATTGTCGCCCGAACAAATATTTCAGCACTTCGAAAAGACGTAACTGCCAAATGCTATGGTGGAGATATTTCCAGAAAAAGAAAACTCCTTGAGAAACAGAAAGCCGGTAAAAAACGTATGAAAACAGTTGGTAATGTTGAGATACCACAAAAAGCTTTCCTCGCCGTATTGAAATCCGACCAATAA
- the yihA gene encoding ribosome biogenesis GTP-binding protein YihA/YsxC → MKFIDIKFLLSVHKLTQLPEATLPEIAFAGRSNVGKSSLINTLVGRKSMVKVSGRPGKTQGLNFFQISEEAYLVDLPGYGFAKVSRGMQDNWQTLISSYLESRTSLCCVVVIMDLRHEAKVQDTQLISWLKQHSINYLPVYTKADKLSGNLRQKNAAILDAGHTIHSSQRILFSAKTGMGKEELERALASFAKID, encoded by the coding sequence ATGAAATTTATAGATATTAAATTCTTGCTGAGTGTTCACAAGTTAACTCAGCTTCCAGAGGCCACGCTTCCGGAAATTGCGTTTGCCGGCAGATCAAACGTTGGTAAATCTTCTCTTATAAATACTCTTGTTGGCCGCAAAAGTATGGTCAAGGTCAGTGGACGTCCTGGTAAAACCCAGGGGTTGAATTTCTTTCAAATTTCCGAGGAGGCTTATCTCGTTGACCTCCCAGGATATGGTTTTGCAAAAGTGTCACGAGGAATGCAGGATAACTGGCAAACCTTAATCAGCAGTTATCTTGAATCACGAACCAGCCTCTGCTGTGTTGTTGTCATTATGGATCTCCGACATGAGGCCAAGGTTCAGGATACGCAACTTATTTCATGGCTTAAACAACACAGTATCAACTACTTGCCGGTATATACCAAAGCGGATAAACTTTCCGGTAATCTGAGGCAGAAAAATGCCGCGATTCTAGATGCAGGACATACCATACATAGTAGTCAACGTATTCTTTTTTCAGCAAAAACAGGCATGGGTAAGGAAGAGCTGGAGAGAGCTCTTGCATCTTTTGCTAAAATAGACTAG
- a CDS encoding response regulator, whose protein sequence is MNNLTILVVDDDPVIRKLLEQRLIKENYEVLLAEDGYVGNEILSNTHVDVVLTDLMMPGDIGGIEVLEFAKGLERNIEVILITAHSSVDTAVEAMKKGASDYLEKPINFTELFLRLEKISTMRSLLRSAEDLRQAMDVTETTASETIQNLEVLADVLQNKIDLIDTILTNDGLSADDKVSDALDVLQEIN, encoded by the coding sequence ATGAACAACCTGACCATACTTGTTGTTGACGACGATCCTGTCATTCGAAAACTTCTTGAACAGCGTTTAATCAAAGAGAACTATGAGGTTCTCCTGGCTGAAGATGGGTATGTAGGAAACGAAATTCTTTCAAACACTCACGTTGATGTGGTACTTACTGATTTGATGATGCCAGGAGATATTGGTGGGATAGAAGTTCTTGAGTTTGCAAAGGGACTTGAACGAAATATCGAAGTAATTCTGATAACAGCACACTCATCAGTCGATACCGCTGTTGAAGCTATGAAAAAAGGAGCTTCCGACTATCTTGAAAAACCGATCAATTTTACAGAACTTTTTTTAAGACTTGAAAAAATTTCGACCATGCGCAGTCTTCTACGTAGTGCCGAAGACTTGCGCCAGGCAATGGATGTAACCGAGACTACTGCCTCAGAAACCATTCAAAACCTGGAAGTGCTGGCTGACGTTCTCCAGAACAAGATTGATTTAATAGACACAATTTTAACAAATGATGGATTATCAGCAGATGACAAAGTTTCAGATGCACTGGATGTCCTTCAGGAAATCAATTAA
- a CDS encoding protein-glutamate methylesterase/protein-glutamine glutaminase, which yields MLIGKKLRVLVVDDTIVYRKAVSDVLAEIPGVEVVGVAHNGKIAMSKVATLKPDLLTLDIEMPEMNGIEVLSALQSNYPSIGAVMVSTLTSDGGVMTMKALELGAFDFILKPTAKNPAESKKQLKDALTPIINEFKKSKNAPSLLRNKGQFTKTPGTVLRKPLKPLSAARPGLKSADNKPDVPKGKLAVRRGKSEIIAIGISTGGPNALTQMLPMLPGNLGVPIVIVQHMPPVFTKSLASSLNAKCALLVKEAEDREDLQINTVYIAPGGKQMKLIASADGMNRQIKITNDPPENSCRPSADYLFRSVGDYYVGRTTAVIMTGMGSDGSKGLEILSQKGATIIAQNEDTCVVFGMPKKPIESGIADRIVPLNKIADEIVKSVR from the coding sequence ATGCTGATAGGTAAGAAGTTACGAGTTTTAGTTGTTGATGATACCATCGTTTACCGAAAAGCAGTTTCTGATGTTCTTGCTGAAATCCCAGGTGTTGAAGTCGTAGGCGTTGCCCATAATGGTAAAATTGCCATGTCCAAGGTTGCAACTCTGAAGCCCGATTTACTCACACTTGATATTGAGATGCCAGAAATGAATGGCATTGAAGTTTTGAGTGCACTGCAAAGCAACTATCCAAGCATTGGTGCTGTAATGGTCTCCACCCTGACTTCAGACGGTGGTGTGATGACTATGAAAGCGCTTGAACTTGGAGCTTTTGATTTTATCCTTAAACCAACTGCCAAGAATCCTGCCGAAAGCAAAAAACAGCTGAAAGACGCACTCACACCAATTATCAACGAATTTAAGAAATCCAAAAACGCACCTTCCCTTTTACGCAATAAGGGACAATTCACCAAAACTCCTGGTACCGTTCTCAGAAAACCACTCAAACCCCTTTCAGCAGCACGCCCTGGCCTCAAATCCGCCGACAACAAACCCGACGTCCCTAAAGGCAAACTTGCTGTAAGAAGAGGTAAATCAGAAATTATTGCCATTGGAATATCAACTGGTGGCCCTAATGCATTGACTCAGATGCTTCCGATGTTACCTGGGAATCTTGGCGTTCCCATTGTTATTGTCCAGCATATGCCACCAGTATTTACCAAATCCCTTGCCTCAAGCCTGAATGCAAAATGTGCCCTTCTGGTTAAAGAGGCTGAAGATCGTGAAGATCTTCAAATCAACACCGTTTATATTGCACCTGGCGGAAAACAGATGAAACTGATTGCCAGTGCCGACGGAATGAACAGACAAATAAAAATAACCAACGACCCACCCGAAAACTCTTGCAGGCCATCGGCCGATTACCTTTTTAGATCTGTTGGCGATTATTATGTTGGACGAACAACTGCTGTTATCATGACAGGTATGGGTTCGGACGGTTCCAAAGGGCTGGAGATCTTAAGTCAGAAAGGTGCCACCATAATAGCTCAGAACGAAGACACCTGTGTAGTTTTTGGGATGCCAAAAAAACCTATCGAATCTGGAATAGCAGACAGAATTGTCCCCTTGAACAAAATTGCAGACGAAATTGTAAAAAGCGTTCGTTAA
- a CDS encoding chemotaxis protein CheW, whose protein sequence is MAKEQPAVNKKLVELATFLVGDALCGMDILKIQEINKLIDMTTVPQAPNYVLGILNLRGQIITSIDLSKKLGLGVTNLSDDPRNIIVNSKGEHIGLLVKKISDVVQADTDKFEPPPANMGGIQGDYFTGVYKTVDKLIGILDVEKVLRLDERK, encoded by the coding sequence ATGGCTAAAGAACAACCTGCTGTCAATAAAAAACTTGTTGAACTTGCAACTTTCCTTGTCGGTGATGCACTCTGCGGAATGGATATTCTTAAAATCCAAGAAATCAACAAACTGATTGACATGACCACCGTACCCCAGGCACCAAACTATGTTCTTGGAATATTAAATCTCCGAGGTCAAATTATTACCAGTATTGATCTCAGCAAAAAACTCGGACTTGGAGTTACCAATCTTTCCGATGATCCCAGAAATATCATCGTTAACTCAAAAGGTGAGCATATCGGACTGCTTGTAAAAAAGATAAGCGACGTTGTTCAGGCCGACACAGATAAGTTTGAACCACCGCCCGCTAACATGGGAGGTATTCAGGGAGATTATTTCACCGGGGTTTACAAAACTGTGGACAAATTGATTGGCATTCTCGATGTGGAGAAGGTTTTGCGGCTTGATGAGAGAAAATAA
- the hisI gene encoding phosphoribosyl-AMP cyclohydrolase has product MIQLDFAKSKDGLLPAIVQDYLSGDVLMLAYINQESWEKTLQTGKAHFWSRSRHMLWLKGETSGHVQLIREVLVDCDQDTVVFKVDQLGGAACHKGYGSCFYRRVTDDSLTIIGEKVFDPSAVYGKK; this is encoded by the coding sequence ATGATACAACTTGATTTTGCAAAAAGTAAGGATGGGTTATTGCCGGCTATTGTGCAGGATTATTTAAGTGGAGATGTTTTGATGCTTGCTTATATTAATCAGGAATCATGGGAAAAGACCCTGCAGACGGGTAAAGCACATTTCTGGAGCAGGTCGAGACACATGTTATGGTTGAAAGGGGAAACTTCCGGGCATGTCCAGCTTATTCGCGAAGTTTTAGTTGATTGTGATCAGGATACCGTTGTCTTTAAAGTTGACCAATTGGGTGGAGCAGCCTGTCATAAGGGGTATGGTTCCTGTTTTTATCGACGGGTAACCGACGATTCCCTGACCATAATTGGAGAAAAAGTCTTTGATCCTTCCGCTGTGTACGGAAAAAAATAA